A genomic stretch from Deltaproteobacteria bacterium HGW-Deltaproteobacteria-18 includes:
- a CDS encoding aspartate kinase, with protein sequence MALVVQKYGGSSVATPDRIRDLARRIVARHDGGDKVVVVVSAMGKSTDALVSQARELAQNPDPREMDMLVSAGERISIAMMSIAINGLRPGLAVSFTGSQIGLITDCNHGDARVLEIRGDRLREALDQGRIAVVAGFQGVSTQREITTLGRGGSDTTAVAVAAALSADMCEIYSDVDGVYTSDPRLAPSARLLDTVDYETMLEMSAAGAKVLKDDAVEYARRLGVRIAAGSSSSGLIGTIVSSENLNRDTLQAMVYNDRLRWIAFDAEIPLPPDSRLCQSVEGRRVVVVDEKNAGSLEGVPCASLSLIGARVSAQSRRVGEVLARLEEVGNRVLAISSTASKYEIFLEDPLPPLQVSAIHDMLFI encoded by the coding sequence ATGGCGCTTGTCGTTCAGAAATACGGAGGCAGCAGTGTGGCCACCCCGGACAGGATTCGGGATCTGGCACGGCGCATCGTGGCCCGGCACGACGGCGGCGACAAGGTGGTTGTGGTGGTCTCGGCCATGGGCAAGAGCACCGACGCGCTGGTCAGCCAGGCACGGGAGCTGGCCCAAAACCCTGATCCGCGTGAAATGGACATGCTGGTGTCGGCCGGGGAGCGCATCTCCATCGCCATGATGAGCATCGCCATCAACGGCCTCAGGCCTGGTCTGGCCGTGTCCTTCACCGGCTCGCAGATCGGGTTGATCACCGACTGCAATCACGGTGACGCACGGGTTCTGGAGATACGGGGCGACCGCCTGCGTGAGGCCCTGGATCAAGGCCGGATAGCCGTGGTCGCCGGATTTCAGGGTGTGTCCACGCAGCGGGAGATCACCACGCTCGGCCGGGGCGGCTCGGATACCACCGCTGTGGCCGTAGCCGCTGCCCTTTCGGCCGATATGTGCGAAATCTATTCCGATGTGGACGGGGTTTACACTTCTGATCCGCGCCTGGCGCCATCGGCCCGTCTTTTGGACACCGTGGATTACGAGACCATGCTCGAAATGTCCGCCGCCGGGGCCAAGGTTTTGAAGGACGACGCCGTGGAGTACGCCCGGCGTCTGGGGGTGCGCATTGCCGCCGGATCGAGCAGTTCCGGGCTCATCGGGACCATCGTTTCAAGTGAGAACCTGAACCGCGACACCCTGCAGGCCATGGTTTACAATGATCGGTTGCGCTGGATCGCGTTTGACGCCGAGATACCGCTCCCGCCGGATAGCCGCCTGTGCCAGTCCGTGGAGGGACGCCGCGTGGTGGTCGTGGACGAAAAGAATGCCGGGAGCCTGGAAGGAGTTCCGTGCGCGAGCCTGTCCCTCATCGGCGCGCGTGTGTCCGCTCAGAGCCGCCGGGTCGGCGAGGTTCTGGCGCGGCTGGAGGAAGTGGGAAACCGTGTCCTGGCCATCAGCAGCACGGCCTCCAAATATGAGATTTTTCTTGAAGATCCGCTTCCGCCTTTGCAGGTTTCAGCCATTCACGACATGCTTTTCATCTGA